The following proteins are co-located in the [Pasteurella] mairii genome:
- the hexB gene encoding protein HexB: protein MQYGDQTTFKRSLVIQGRVIYALLMREIITRYGRKNIGFLWLFVEPLLMTLFITVMWSFVRANQVSTLNIIAFTITGYPLMMMWRNASNRAIGAISANLSLLYHRNVRVLDTIFARMLLEISGATIAQILIMSVFIAIGLIDMPQDVFYMVLAWLLMAFFAIGLGLIICSIAQQFEAFGKIWGTLSFVFMPLSGTFFFVHTLPQQAREIFRWVPMVNGTEMFRHGYFGDAVPTYEHIGFLVVCDLVMLLVGLIMVKNFSKGIEPQ, encoded by the coding sequence ATGCAATATGGTGATCAAACGACGTTTAAACGTTCTTTAGTTATTCAAGGTAGAGTGATTTATGCCTTGTTAATGCGAGAAATTATTACTCGGTATGGGCGAAAAAATATTGGATTTTTATGGTTATTTGTTGAACCGTTATTGATGACACTGTTTATTACTGTTATGTGGTCGTTTGTGCGTGCCAATCAAGTATCTACATTGAATATTATTGCTTTTACCATAACTGGGTATCCGTTAATGATGATGTGGCGTAATGCATCCAATCGTGCTATTGGAGCAATATCGGCTAATTTGAGTTTGTTGTATCATCGTAATGTTCGCGTGCTTGATACAATCTTTGCTCGTATGTTACTTGAAATTTCCGGTGCAACGATTGCACAAATTTTGATTATGTCGGTTTTTATTGCCATTGGTTTAATTGATATGCCACAAGATGTATTTTATATGGTGTTAGCATGGCTTTTGATGGCATTTTTTGCTATAGGCTTGGGGCTGATTATTTGTTCTATTGCTCAACAGTTTGAGGCTTTTGGAAAAATTTGGGGAACGTTAAGTTTTGTGTTCATGCCTCTATCCGGCACTTTTTTCTTTGTGCATACGTTGCCACAACAAGCACGAGAAATTTTCCGTTGGGTACCGATGGTTAACGGTACAGAGATGTTCCGGCATGGTTATTTTGGGGATGCGGTTCCTACATATGAACACATTGGTTTCCTTGTGGTTTGTGATTTAGTTATGTTGTTAGTGGGATTAATTATGGTGAAAAACTTCAGTAAAGGAATTGAGCCCCAATGA
- the hexA gene encoding ATP-binding protein HexA, producing MISVQQVSKRYHTRNGWKTVLHDITFDLQKGEKIGILGRNGAGKSTLIRLMSGVEPPTSGTITRKMSISWPLAFSGAFQGSLTGVDNLRFVSRIYGVDFEYVKAFTEAFSELGEYLYEPVKKYSSGMKARLAFALSLSVEFDCYLIDEVIAVGDSRFSEKCKYELFEKRKDRSIILVSHSPSAIKEYCDNAMVLDAGHMHSFASIDEAYSYYNHLQK from the coding sequence ATGATTAGTGTTCAGCAGGTTAGCAAACGTTATCATACGCGTAATGGTTGGAAAACAGTGTTACATGATATTACTTTTGATCTTCAAAAAGGTGAAAAAATCGGTATTTTAGGGCGTAATGGTGCGGGGAAATCAACCCTTATTCGTTTAATGAGTGGCGTTGAACCGCCGACCTCCGGTACGATTACGCGTAAAATGAGTATTTCTTGGCCCTTAGCATTTAGTGGAGCATTTCAAGGCAGTCTAACCGGAGTTGATAATTTACGTTTTGTTAGTCGGATCTATGGTGTGGATTTTGAATATGTGAAGGCTTTTACGGAAGCGTTTTCTGAACTAGGGGAATATTTATATGAGCCGGTCAAAAAATATTCGTCAGGTATGAAAGCACGTCTCGCTTTTGCTTTGTCGTTATCAGTGGAGTTTGACTGTTATTTGATTGATGAAGTGATTGCTGTTGGAGATTCTCGTTTTTCCGAAAAATGTAAATATGAACTTTTTGAAAAACGTAAAGATCGTTCTATTATCTTGGTATCGCATAGCCCTTCGGCGATTAAAGAATATTGTGATAATGCGATGGTATTGGATGCTGGGCATATGCATAGCTTTGCTTCAATTGATGAAGCCTATTCGTATTATAATCATCTACAAAAATAG